Genomic segment of Ailuropoda melanoleuca isolate Jingjing chromosome 1, ASM200744v2, whole genome shotgun sequence:
gctgcaccagcttgaaTTCCCATCCAGGTGGAAGCATGTAAGAACCAACGTACTCTTCGTCATatgtttcctcccctcccccaccgtgACTCGTTTATTTGGAGGTTTCATAAGGCTGAGACATCCTGGAATGCTAAGTCGCTATGTAGGGGACAGGTCTCCTGGACAGTTGTCTGGACCTGCAGCAAACTGTGAGTGCGAAATCAAGCCTCTGAGATTTGTGCTGATACTAGCATATCTCCCCCTCGACTAGACAGGGGCCAGCTGGGAGGTGGCACGCACTCTGCCCACAGACCACTGGCCAGGACAGTCGTGGGAGGCTGAGGAGTGCAGTCGAGCTGTACGCGTGTCTGCACGGAGATTTTCGATTCTGCGTGTTGGTTTCGATTGATCAATTTTGGACAATTCTTCACCTTTACCtctctaaatatttttcctggcttgcccttcttttcttctctcctcctagGACTCCACTTAAGGCTATGTGATATTATCACGTGGGTCTCGAAtgctttattgtttgtttgtttgtcaatTGCACAAGAAAAGCCAGCTGGGATTTTATGGGACTGTGCTGGATCTCTAAATCAACGTGAAGACCTATGCCGTTTTAATAATTTGACTATTCCATTCAACAGCGTAgatctctccattttttaaaagtttttaaaaatgtcagcaaCTTGTTACAAGTTTTAAGAGTAGAATTTTtgcacatacatttttaaaacttatccTCAAGCTGTTTCAGGCGGCGGGCAAGATGGCGGATGTGCAGACTGAGCGTGCCTATGGAGAGCAACCAACCATCTTTCACAATAAGAAGAGGGTCCTGCTTGGAGAAACTGGCAACTACCCCCGAAGGTACAACCTCTTTGAGAATGTCCACAAGCACATGTCCATGCACCTGTCCCCCTGCTGCAGGGATGTCCAGATTGGTGACATTGTCACAGTGGGCGAGTGCCAGCCCTTGAGCAAGACTGTGCGTTTCAACGTGTCCAAAGTCACAAAGGCCGCTGGCACCAAGAAGCAATTCCAGAAGTTCTGAGATTAGACATCTGCCCACAGCCCTCCCCCCGCAAAtaatttcccaattaaaaaaaacccaacctatcctcaaatatatttttttcaggctcctacaattttttaaaaaaacttcctaGTCCAACTGTTTGTTGCTAATATAAAGAAGTAGAatcaatttttgtgtattgacCTTCTATCCTACAATCTTGCCAGATTGACTTGTTAGCTTGAGTAGATTTTTTTTGCCACCTGCTTAGGGTTTTTAACGGCATGATTATGgcatgttttattaaaacataacaTGGGCCATCACCTTTCCAGCTCCTGAAATCAATTTCCATATTTCTCTGTCCAGCTGTTAAGCCAATGCTGCGTATTCTCGTTTAGATGTTTGTTACAATAGCACTTCACTTTCAGGAACCAATGTCTGTATTAGTTGGGATAGCTTAGCTGCTAGAATAAACAACCTCAGAGTCTCGAATGTAATAAAAATACTCTTAACTCTAGGGtacaaaatgagggttgctggaggggaggggggttggggatggggtaactgggggatgggcattaaggagggcacttgatggaatgagcactgggtgttctatgcaactgaagaatcactaaattctacccctgaattaataatacactgtatgttaactaacttgaatttaaatagaacaaaacaaataactcTATAAgaccataaaaatatataataaaaatacttatttcttgCTCTTTTGTGGTTTTGTCCCATGTAGGTTTATTAGGAGGCCACCAAGTCATTCAGTGTCCTGGGCTGCTTCTGTCTGGTGGCCCGACCATGCTCCAGGCCCTCAGAGTCCTTCAGGATCTTCCACATCTGGCCAGAAATTGAGGGAAGAGGGGGTGGATATACGTGTGACCGTTTTTAGGGCCCCGTTCTGGTCATATTTATCTGCCAAGCAAGCTAGGACATATAATCTAGCTGTGGGCTCAGCAAGAGGAGGACATGGCTTTGGGGAATATGCAGCCAGTCTTTGCCACATgtagtattatccccattttacagatacgaAAACTGAGGCTCGAGAGATGAAGGGATTTCCCAGCTTTTAGGGTCATGAACAACAGTGCCTGGAACTGAGCCCAAGTATGGCGGACTCCCAAGCTCCCGAAACACTGTCAATACTGCCTTCTCTCctactgcctccctccctggcacctgtgctggctttcttttcttttttcattttttaaaaaatgttatttttattttttaattctttctcaagtctttatttaaactccagttagttaacttacagtgtaatactagtttcagctGTAGAATTCAGTGACGCGTCCTTTCCAGACACCACCCGGAGCTCCAGGCCTGTGCTATCTTAAGACGGTGATGTTTCTTTTCCCACCCAGCACGGCTTCCTCCAAACATCCATGTTTCCCTTCTGGTTCTGACCTTTGATCTAGCAGTGGGTACTCTGTGCTTTCCCGAGCAGCCCAGTCCAGAGGCTTAGTCTGCAATGGGTAAGGATCCTGAGAGCCACTGCAATAAAACGTAAGACATTGAAACAGAACATAAAAGACACAAAAGCAGATGTCAAGTGGTTTCTTTCCAAGAGTTCCTATACTCCAGTGTTGTTTTAGACGCCCTGTCAAACCCAGGTGTCTCAGGAGAAAGGACTGTAGAGCTCCTATACATTGGCGCATGTAAAATGACAGTTAAAACCTGGACTTAGACGGTCTCACAATACAGGCTGTCCAGCTCCTCGCTGTTTCTTCCCTATGGAGTGGGGATTAGGGTTGTTGCTGGGCAGTGGGTTTTTTCCATCTTCAAGTGGTGCCAGACAGTGTAACGGAATTAGATCTTCTAAGGGAGATCTGCTGGAGGAAACAGATCTCCCAAGAGGAGCTTTGTGTGGCCCAAGTGGGACAGTGTGCGAGGTGTGGTGGGAGGGGGGTCCCAAGGCGTCTGCTTTAAAGCtcaatatgggggcgcctgggtggctcagtcggttaagcgtctgccttcagctcaggtcacgatcccagggttctgggatcgagcccagcatcaggcttcttgctcagtggcaagtctgcttctccctctccctctgtgatctctctcactcacactgtctcaaataaaatcttaaaaaaaagaaataaagctcagTACTGACAGAAAGGAGGGACCGAAGAGGAAGCTAAGAGGTCATGAGGTCACCATCCCATCAGTGTTACAATTATACTTTGAATTTAGTGTATTCTCTGCTTTTCCACGTATTTAATATTTGCATAGGCTTAAATATTCTAGGGACTAGTTAGAAAATAGATAAGTCAGACTCACAAAATACATACACCTGGTTCTTGGAACAGGCTCCTGGGCGTGACCTCCATGGGCTGTGATCCCTGGTGGcacatttacaatttaaaaactatGTATGCTGGAAGAGTTCTGAAGTTCTGTCCTAATCTTCTTCATGgatttttatgtaatttgaatCTTGGCTGAGTTGAACTGAACCAAGTTCACATATTGGCAGCATTTAGGGTTTTGTTGGTATTATCTGAATTCTGGGAGATGCAGAATTCAAAGGAAAGGTAGGTTGAAGGGGCAAGAAAATTGGCTGAGTAATTTGCTGATTTAGCCAAGTATTTGACTACTCGTGCTTGGCATTTTAACAGAAGCTccagaaacagagaggaaaggcagaCTTACCTGCAAGGGTTTTGTGGAGAGGGGACATCAGGAAAGAAATGCAGACAGTACAGCACAGTGAGAGCTATGCACAAGGGGTTGGGAATGGGGACAAGGGATACCGACCTTGTCAGGAgggtgagggcaggagagagagagaggggacacaggctGCTTCTCACGGGGCATCGCGTGAGAAAAGCATGAAGCTCCAAAGCAGGGATGCTTGGCAGGAAAGAGCTCTCTCTGCACAGGGGACAGCCTGGAGATGGAGGCAGATGGGcttgtgggagggggtgggggttgaggggCTCTGAGGACCTGGATTTCTCTAGGTTACTCTGCCCAGGAGGGGGTCCCGCAGTCAAGGGCACAGGGAGTGTGGGAGGTTTCTGATTAGCCAGAGGGAGCTGATGAGCACAGACGGCCAGCCGAGGTCCAACAGCATTCCGGGGGTCTTCTCCAGCAGCTCGGGAGCTTGGGTGTAGGAGCAGAGACGTCCTCTGTAGGATGGGTCCAGCAAGCAGGTGTGGCAGAAGCAAGGTGGCAGGAAGCTGAGGGTACAGGTGAGAAGGTGGGTGCAGTTTAGGCTGCTTGTGAGCTTGTGACATCAGGAGGCGCAGATAACAGGGCTGGGAGCCGGGTGGTCCTGAGGCCCCAGAATCCTGGTAATGGAAGGCAGGCTAAGAGCGCTGGGTGAGGACACTGGATccctgtgcattgctggtgggaatgcagaatggtgcagtcactgggatacgtttggtggttcctcaaaaagttagaaatttccagataatccagcaattccactcctaggtatgtatccaaaagaactgaaagcagggattcGTATTTCCATACCAATGcccacagcagcattattcacaaaatccacgcacacgcacacacacacaaaacctcaacacaaaacaacagatgaatggataaacaaaatgtggtatttacATCTAATGGGatgttattcagtcttaaaaaggaaggagattctgatacatgctacaaaatCGATGACCTTTGAGAACACTGgtacgtgaaagaagccagggcaaacaagcaaaggacaaatactgtaggatccCACTTCCACGAGGTACCCAGAGACGGAAAATAGAAGGGTGGGTGTCAGGGCCTTGGGGGGCGTGGCGCGGAGGGGAACGGGGACTTATTGTTTAACAGGTACAGAgcttctgtttgggatgatgaaagtTCTAGAAACAGCTGGTGGTGATGACAGCCCAACAGACGAGGTGGGCCCTCCTCGTGAGGCCCTCTCTCTACAGCCATCCACAGTCATCTGGGCGGACCGTAAGTGTGGTGGTGGGTTATGAACGCGTTCAGGGGTATTAAATGATTTCTGAAGGGTGAGGTAACTCCCCGAGGGTGTTACTTGTAACAGTATCCTCTGTAGTCTTATAGAACTAGTCTGGTTCTAGAAGAAATAAGCATGCCAGGCCAAGTGTACAGTGATTCCAAACAGTTTAATGTAATTCCAAGACAAAGTGTGATTACATTTCTACACATATACAATATGCATATGTGAgtttacaaattttaattaataactCGTTTCACCTCAGAGACcgaaaaaatgatcaaaaagaaACTGTGAGTAACAAGCTATAACATAGTTCATCACAACGGGACCCCCCTTTCTCACCCTACAGTTAGtaatattacaattaaaataactatattcttctataatttttttctgttaaaatcaTCTCATAAATTTACAATGCTATTATTAGTTTCCAAGACTAATATAAATTCACTCCATTTTTCTACAACGAAAACGATTATTAATTTAGAAGCACACGACATCATGATGAAAAACACAAGCATTTTAGTAGCAAGGACTTGATcagttaagaattatttttcttgtaaaacaTTCTAAAGCCAAGTAAAATATCCATTCTTATAACATCCCTATAATATGAGACTAAGGAATAGGTTACATATAGGTCTACAAcacattggtttgttttttaaaaaaagtagacatttataaataaaaaagaaaagagggacaaTTCACATAGGAAAAAGAGGTACACGAGAAAATACTGTTGCACGCAATAATTTTCACAAAGATTAACATGGATTAACACTTTTCATTACAGAAACCGTACAGTGAAGGAACACAACAGACCGGGGCTTTCGTAGGGCTATTGAGCTGAGATGACCTGGTGGAGGAAGATGTAGGCAAGGTGACCTTGGGGAGGGAGCCATGTTCCTTGGACTGGTGACCAATCATCACCGGGTCTCCTCTTCCCGGCTCTCATTCTGGGGAGTGAGTCTTTCTATCCAGTGTCCGGAATTCATGGGCAGTTGAAAGGTAAACATTTCTACAGATCTGTTCTCGTTCCATCCTAAGGGATCCCGCTTTTGGAAACGCGATATAGTATCAGAGGCTGCGGCTCAGTACATGTGGTCAACGCAAAATGGGATGGAAAATTCCGGTCGTTCTGATCTGCTGCCCCCCTCACTCACCGTGCCCTGGAGGCTGGGAACCCAGAGAGCGCAGCGGCCCCCCTCAGGGCCACCTGCCTCCGCTGTGGTGAGGTGGGTGGCGAGAAACCGGCGCCGTGCCTCAGGCCCACACAGGGAAGGCGCAGCCTGGGGCCGGCCCGGGCTCGTCGACGCCACCAACGCTGCCTGACTTCTGAAAGCTCCTTTCTCCTCATCCGTAAAGCTATACTTCTCCTATCAGAAATTTggtttgatatatatatacactaacATATATATCAACATCTCTATCTCTACAGTGATTCTACTAAACTAGAAAGTCTGCTGCCCCAAAGTAGGACTTCCTGGTTACTTCATTTGGTTAAAAAATGCACACAGAGGATGAGGAGATGCTTTGGGGGCCAGAAATGATTGTGCCCTGGAAAAGCCACGGAAGACAGCTTTAAATGAGCAGTAACACAAATGTGGAAGGGAGCATGAAAGGGTGGGGGAAACCCCGAGGCGGAGGCGGTGCCCACGGGGGGTGTCTGCTTGGAAGTGAGAAGCAGCGAGTGGGGTGGGGGACGCTTCATGTTCCATTCAGGAGTCACAGAAAGCTACAAAGGATGGGCATGGTCAAGTCACTTTCCACCTCCCAAGTTCTTCCTtataacctgagccgaaaactattaaaataataataaaataataattaataataataataataatgaaaataataatgatacatCCGTTGCCCCTTCCACCGAGCAGGTGAGTATCTAACAGGGAAGCAAGATCACTGCTCACAAGGCCAAGTGGGTCCTTCTTCCTGGCTCCTGAGAGTGTCCTGGGAGTCCTTAGGTGCCTGCGTGTGGGGCTGTGGTGGCAGTGGGGTGGAGGCGGGGGTGGCCCCGAGACACTGACCCGGACAAGGAGCGGGGAGGCTGCACCAGGAGAGACCTGTGTGGAGCGTTAAAAGGACACTAGAGGGAGCGAGTTTCAGATTCAgcgtatttactttttttttttttttgaagctaaTTTCTATGCTTCTAGTTTTTAAACGTATGGTTAAGCCCCAAAGACAATGACATAAAACTAATTTGGTGAGtttcaaacaaaggaaaagaccaaacagaaggaaagcaggagtATTATTAGCAAaggcaagataaaaaaaaaaaaattttaccctaacatttcttataagaaaCTGTCATGAGAACATACGGTCCACAGAGGTCACAGGGAACATGCGAATGCATTCGAAGGAACGCACACTAACAGTTCCCTGGTCCCAGGTGTTCTGCAGTCTGCAAGGTCCTATCTGCTGACGGAATGCCCTTTACCACAGCAGGTCCTCTGCACTTGGGTTGTGGtacaagagaaaacaagaaacaaaccaaaactctTAGGGAAACCAGCATGTTCTGGCCTGTTCCTAAAAGACAGTGGGGCCCACTCTCTGAAGTGTCACAGTGACCATCTCTACTTCAAGGGGTCTCAAAGAcccacgcccctcccccagctgcccctAGGTTCCCCAGCCCTACCCCTGCTCAGCAGCACTTACAGTCTCTAGGGAGCAATCTAGTGTCCCCCTTCCCATCGACCTAGGCTTCAAATCTGAGTTTGACAGAGTAAAAAGTAAACACatccttttgcatttattttgttttaaaggagaaaaggaatcaGTGACAGCAGGTATATGGAAAGCCCAGCTGATGAATGTGGGCATAGGGATGTGTGACTCCCCCCCTGCAAAACACCAATCAGAATATTGCCAGGGGCCCAGAAACAGCACCTGTACCTTCAGGGCCACCTGAATCCCAGTGTCTTCTACTGCATGGTGACTGGAAGTCAGTGGATCGATAGAAATTAAACATTCATATCAAGACAAAATCAATCAAAGatcctgttctctctgcctcttccacgATGTCAAAGAGAAGGCCTCTTTGGAGAAATTGTTGTTACAACATGGCATGAGGTCTTCACATCTGGCCCAGGCTATGGACTCATCCCTTCCCACTCAATCCAGAAATCCGTTCACATTCTCTCGCGTTCACATGGAAACCAGGAAGTAACGTGGAGGGAAACGCTTGTGTTGGACTACACAACAGTATGGGTAGAAAACACCTGCCTTGGAGGGGCATGGCCTCCAACTAAAGAGGCGATCGTTGGGGTTTGAAGATGTCagttataaacagaaattttctttaaaaagtaccagtttaaatgtaaactataaaacactttaACTATAAAACGTAGCCAGAAATATGCTTAAGTATCCACAGTCAATTACTTAgtttatgcatttaaaatgtggCTCTCTCGATATCTTAGAAGGCTAACAGCATTTTACAGTAGCTAAAAACATATATACTTAACATGTGCATTTGAATATCACATTTCATTACAACACACAAAGAATAATCTCTTCCTTGGTTTGATTTTTGTTGTAAAGATCAGCTATTTTCAGAATTCACTTAAGCAACAATGACCAGGGTGTGCATTAATCATTATTTTCAGCCCATACAGAGTTCATAGTCTTTTAAATCCCAAGATCAAGCTGGCTACATGATTTCAAAAAAGGCTAAAACCAGGATGAATGCCCACATTTGAGGTAATTATTGCCATTAGGTCACAGTTTGTGTAAGATAATGTATCTaaaaccttctttaaaaaaatcttcaggtGTTCTGTCAGAATTCCAGAATACCTATTGAAACCAACCAGGATCTCAAATTCTGATTAGTTGGGTTTGCTTCCAATGGAGTCAAAGTTCTAGAAGGTTCTAGAACGAACTTGTGTAAACTACCTAAGAATTTAGGCAAACAAGCCTGGAGCCAGTCagtaaagaagtttttttttttttcttaaataaaaaagaaacaaaaaacccacccaaGACAACTGAGAAGATGTTTCATAACACATGAtaatagttttctaaaaaattaaaaatctcacCCTAAAGCATTTCTAAATTCATGTCACCTCtcaaccaaattaaaaatgcttCTGTATTACTATTAATCTCATACTGCGGCAAGAGACTCTCCTTCCTTATACCCTAAAAATTGGctgatttttctgtttacatAACcgtgctttccatttctttgagaaAGTTATCTCCAAAGAAACCCTTATTTGGTTCCTCTTTCTAAGAGtcatcttgtttttctctccttctccatttttttttttttttacacaaagaaaaaagttcCTGGACACCAGACCCAC
This window contains:
- the LOC109488843 gene encoding 40S ribosomal protein S11-like, with translation MADVQTERAYGEQPTIFHNKKRVLLGETGNYPRRYNLFENVHKHMSMHLSPCCRDVQIGDIVTVGECQPLSKTVRFNVSKVTKAAGTKKQFQKF